A portion of the uncultured Bacteroides sp. genome contains these proteins:
- a CDS encoding RagB/SusD family nutrient uptake outer membrane protein, producing MKLKNIFLGLSCLLTLAACNDEMDYHEYTVYGKDYVFTDFTRTNGFVTNIYSYLDADLPAVNSFCSASDESENAWSWAGIHDFYNGAWSPLNPYSLWGYYSAIRAANYYLKESPNADFSELKFDKDYQAQMNRFNRYQYEVRLLRAYYYFILVRAYGDVPFTTEVLTEDVANTMTRTPAATIFDFIVSECDAVTDKLPVNYTSLSDDASSIGSPETGRVNRGTALALKARTLLYQASPLFNANNDLALWKKAAQASKVVIDYCAANAIKLGKYSALWGTDNWKASEMIFVRRLGDTNAPEVYNYPMGMENGNSGNCPTQTLVDAYEMKNTGKAWNESESGYDAQKPYANRDPRMAMSIAVNGDKWPSTNPNPLEIYIGGRNGLPISGATPTGYYLKKYLDATTDLSSETGSGGKRHSWITFRLGEFYLNYAEAVFKYLGSADATSADFTMSASSAVNVIRNREDVKMPKFPEGLSNTDFWTKYKRERMVELVFEGHRFWDVRRWKEGDQLKSIVRMEITKNGDVYNYKRVIKQRSWDDKMYLFPIPDVERRKNPNLTQNPGW from the coding sequence ATGAAACTGAAAAATATATTTTTGGGTTTAAGTTGTTTGCTCACTCTTGCAGCATGCAATGATGAGATGGATTATCATGAATATACTGTTTATGGTAAGGACTATGTATTTACTGATTTTACACGCACAAATGGTTTTGTAACCAATATTTATAGTTACTTGGATGCTGATTTGCCCGCTGTAAACTCTTTTTGTTCCGCCAGTGATGAATCAGAAAACGCATGGTCTTGGGCTGGAATACATGACTTCTATAATGGAGCATGGAGTCCACTTAATCCTTATTCTCTGTGGGGTTATTATTCGGCCATCCGTGCTGCTAATTATTATTTGAAGGAATCTCCAAATGCTGATTTTTCTGAGCTTAAATTTGATAAGGATTATCAAGCTCAAATGAATCGTTTCAATCGTTATCAGTATGAGGTTCGTCTCTTGCGTGCTTATTATTATTTTATTTTAGTGCGTGCGTATGGTGATGTGCCTTTTACTACGGAAGTGTTGACGGAAGATGTAGCTAATACGATGACTCGTACGCCGGCTGCTACCATTTTTGATTTTATTGTAAGCGAGTGTGATGCTGTTACTGATAAACTCCCGGTGAACTATACCAGCTTAAGTGATGATGCTTCAAGCATAGGGAGTCCTGAAACAGGGCGTGTGAATCGTGGTACAGCATTGGCTCTGAAAGCGCGCACTTTACTTTATCAGGCGAGTCCGTTGTTTAATGCTAATAATGATCTTGCTTTGTGGAAAAAAGCGGCTCAAGCCAGCAAAGTTGTGATTGACTATTGTGCTGCTAATGCCATTAAACTGGGTAAATACTCTGCTTTGTGGGGAACAGATAACTGGAAAGCTTCTGAAATGATTTTTGTACGCAGGCTAGGGGATACAAATGCTCCTGAGGTGTATAATTATCCGATGGGTATGGAAAATGGTAATTCAGGCAACTGTCCTACTCAGACTTTAGTTGATGCTTATGAAATGAAGAATACAGGTAAGGCATGGAATGAATCCGAGAGTGGCTACGATGCACAAAAGCCTTATGCAAACAGAGACCCGCGTATGGCTATGAGCATTGCAGTGAATGGAGATAAATGGCCCAGCACGAATCCTAATCCCTTGGAAATTTATATTGGCGGTAGAAATGGACTTCCTATTTCTGGAGCTACACCAACAGGTTATTATTTGAAGAAATACCTGGATGCTACTACGGACCTTAGTTCAGAAACTGGTAGTGGTGGTAAACGTCATAGTTGGATTACTTTCCGTTTGGGCGAATTCTATTTAAATTATGCCGAGGCTGTGTTCAAATATCTAGGTTCGGCTGATGCGACTAGCGCAGATTTCACAATGTCGGCTTCAAGTGCGGTAAACGTTATTCGTAACCGTGAGGATGTAAAGATGCCCAAATTTCCGGAAGGTCTTTCGAATACTGATTTCTGGACTAAGTACAAACGTGAACGTATGGTAGAATTAGTTTTCGAAGGACACCGATTCTGGGATGTGCGTCGTTGGAAAGAAGGTGACCAGCTAAAGAGTATTGTTCGAATGGAAATAACGAAGAATGGTGATGTGTACAATTATAAGCGTGTGATAAAACAGCGCAGTTGGGATGATAAGATGTATCTGTTTCCTATTCCTGATGTGGAGAGAAGAAAAAATCCTAATCTGACCCAGAATCCGGGATGGTAA
- a CDS encoding discoidin domain-containing protein — translation MKLKYRYVVAGLLVILMSGCDSKIELFEQVGSVVPPAAIEAEAVTSQALPGQISLKWEAPKGDFSYLKIKYYDPLTQKDTYKIASKATTEMLIDNTRARYGKYKFYFQTFNAAHQGGEIKTIEATSGVAPSVTTVGKKTKISLTADQLSTNAQEPTEGPIKNILDGTASTFFHTRWSSPQIALPHYIQVNLKEPHKNFSLYYMNRNDTWTTSGRASTVELQISNDGQNWETVTTLSGLPSAASAEYNSTYVASDKTFTYFRFNVIATSGNTTYFNMAEFAMYDVELSVYDPEKDEAN, via the coding sequence ATGAAACTAAAATATAGATATGTCGTTGCAGGCTTGTTAGTAATACTGATGAGTGGATGTGATAGTAAAATAGAGTTGTTTGAGCAGGTAGGGTCAGTCGTACCTCCTGCTGCTATTGAAGCCGAGGCTGTAACGTCACAAGCTTTACCCGGACAGATTTCTTTGAAATGGGAAGCTCCCAAAGGAGATTTTTCTTATTTGAAGATTAAATATTATGATCCATTGACGCAAAAAGATACGTATAAAATTGCGTCTAAGGCTACAACAGAAATGCTGATTGACAATACTCGTGCCCGTTATGGTAAGTATAAGTTCTACTTCCAGACTTTTAATGCGGCTCATCAAGGAGGTGAGATTAAGACTATTGAGGCAACGTCTGGTGTAGCTCCTTCTGTTACTACAGTGGGAAAGAAAACGAAGATTTCTTTGACAGCTGATCAATTGAGCACAAATGCTCAAGAACCGACTGAGGGGCCTATTAAAAATATACTGGATGGTACGGCCAGTACTTTTTTTCACACTCGTTGGAGTTCACCTCAAATAGCTTTGCCTCATTACATTCAGGTAAACTTGAAAGAGCCTCATAAGAATTTTAGTCTTTACTATATGAATAGAAATGATACATGGACTACTTCAGGTCGTGCAAGCACTGTTGAATTGCAGATTAGCAATGATGGTCAAAATTGGGAGACGGTAACCACTCTCTCAGGATTGCCTAGCGCAGCAAGTGCTGAATATAATTCGACTTATGTGGCTTCCGACAAAACGTTTACTTATTTTCGTTTTAATGTGATAGCTACAAGCGGAAATACAACGTATTTTAATATGGCCGAATTTGCGATGTATGATGTGGAATTGAGTGTGTATGATCCGGAAAAGGATGAGGCTAATTGA
- a CDS encoding family 16 glycosylhydrolase, with protein MKNIGKWIAGLCILTIAVSFSACKDDEDGYKGNLDLSLLCLKQAKDSWNGAESNISMKIAESAKADTVIDLTLALYQNKVATQDATVDIVLNKDSLATLISEAEKGGKYEKARLLPDGYYELSSTKLSISAGEKESSAVKLTIHKEKLLADDIVKRNGIFVLPLKIQSSTSYAINNKVNAVMLMFRFADFDETKPDPAAPEEEKDGMKLLWSDEFNNTGAPNVNYWNFEKGFVRNEELQWYQGENAECKEGALVISGKKERISNPNYVAGSSSWKTNREYAEYTSTSMTTHSKFDFQYGRLEVRAKIPTAKGAWPAIWTLGNWYDWPSCGEIDVLEYYLVGGEPHILANTAWGTDQAWTAKWNSVKTKFSEFVAKDADWAKKYHIWRMDWDANEINLYVDDVLYNTTKQSQTQNGSAANYTWPFKQKHYVLLNLAIGGNGGTPDATAFPMKYEVDYVRVYQKKVE; from the coding sequence ATGAAGAATATAGGAAAATGGATTGCAGGTCTATGCATCCTCACAATAGCCGTTAGTTTTAGCGCTTGTAAGGATGATGAAGATGGATATAAAGGAAATTTGGATTTGTCATTGCTCTGTTTAAAACAAGCCAAAGATAGTTGGAATGGTGCGGAGTCTAATATCTCAATGAAGATTGCGGAGTCAGCAAAAGCCGATACTGTTATTGACCTGACTCTTGCACTTTATCAGAACAAGGTTGCGACACAAGATGCTACGGTAGATATTGTGTTGAATAAAGATTCGCTTGCTACTTTGATTAGTGAGGCCGAAAAGGGTGGGAAGTACGAAAAAGCACGACTTTTACCAGATGGTTATTATGAATTATCTTCGACTAAATTATCAATCTCTGCTGGTGAGAAAGAGAGTTCTGCTGTTAAGCTTACTATTCATAAAGAAAAATTGCTGGCGGATGATATTGTGAAGAGAAACGGAATATTTGTATTGCCGCTTAAGATACAAAGCTCAACCTCGTATGCTATTAATAATAAAGTAAATGCTGTGATGCTGATGTTTAGGTTTGCCGATTTTGACGAGACAAAACCTGACCCGGCTGCTCCGGAAGAAGAAAAAGATGGCATGAAGCTGCTTTGGAGTGATGAATTTAATAATACGGGGGCTCCTAATGTAAACTACTGGAATTTTGAAAAAGGTTTTGTGCGCAATGAGGAGTTGCAATGGTATCAAGGAGAGAATGCGGAATGTAAAGAGGGCGCTTTGGTTATTAGTGGTAAAAAAGAACGTATCAGTAACCCTAACTATGTAGCAGGTAGCAGTAGCTGGAAAACGAATCGTGAATATGCTGAGTATACCTCTACTTCAATGACGACTCACAGTAAATTCGACTTTCAATATGGACGTCTTGAAGTACGTGCAAAGATACCTACCGCCAAAGGAGCATGGCCAGCTATCTGGACTTTGGGAAACTGGTATGATTGGCCTTCATGCGGTGAGATTGATGTGCTTGAATATTATTTAGTTGGTGGTGAGCCTCATATTCTTGCCAATACAGCTTGGGGTACTGATCAGGCATGGACTGCTAAATGGAACTCTGTAAAAACCAAGTTTTCTGAATTTGTAGCTAAGGATGCTGATTGGGCAAAGAAATACCATATTTGGCGTATGGATTGGGATGCAAATGAAATCAATCTGTATGTGGATGATGTATTATATAATACAACTAAACAATCGCAAACTCAGAATGGATCGGCGGCTAACTATACTTGGCCTTTCAAGCAAAAACACTATGTACTCTTGAATTTGGCTATTGGTGGTAATGGTGGAACACCTGATGCAACTGCTTTCCCAATGAAGTATGAGGTAGATTATGTACGTGTATATCAGAAGAAAGTAGAATGA
- a CDS encoding family 43 glycosylhydrolase, whose protein sequence is MLPLSIFSQEWKLVWNDEFENEGKPDSSSWSFEEGFVRNEELQWYQTDNAYCKGGVLIIEGKKEKVLNKGYKEGNTTSWRSVREYAEYTSSSIKTVGKKEFLYGRFEVRAKIPVAGGAWPAIWTLGREMEWPSCGEIDLMEYYRIQGMPHVLANAAWGTEGRYQAKWNSKKIPFTHFTERDADWASKFHVWRMDWDEKAIKLYLDDELLNEIPLSETVNGSLGNHKNPFKQPHYLLLNLAIGGANGGVPDDSAFPMKYEIDYVRVYQKQKSIRSGELWPDNNGEHINAHGGGVVYHDGKYYWFGEHKSASTSNALVGVTCYSSTDLCNWTNEGVALAVSDDPNSDIVKGCIIERPKVIYNEKTKKFVMWFHLELKGRGYDAARAAVAVSDHATGPYRFIRSFRANTGIYPFDMPEKIRNIKFNPDNYKEWWTRNWYDAVDKGLFLKRDLKEGQMSRDMTLFVDDDKKAYHIYSSEENLTLHIAELSDDYLGYTGKYIRVAPGGHNEAPAIFKKEGTYWMITSGCTGWEPNAARLFSATSIWGPWKKHPNPCIGKDANITFGGQSTYVFSIQGVPNNYIFMADIWKPKNPIDARYIWLPIQFNTNGIPFLKWMDEWVPNSGLK, encoded by the coding sequence ATGTTGCCCCTTTCTATCTTCTCACAAGAATGGAAGTTGGTTTGGAACGACGAATTCGAGAATGAGGGCAAACCTGACAGTAGCTCTTGGAGTTTTGAAGAGGGCTTTGTGCGCAATGAAGAGTTACAGTGGTATCAGACGGATAATGCGTATTGCAAAGGTGGTGTATTGATAATAGAAGGTAAGAAAGAAAAAGTATTAAATAAGGGATACAAAGAAGGAAACACTACTAGTTGGAGAAGTGTGCGTGAATATGCAGAATATACTTCTTCATCTATCAAAACGGTAGGAAAGAAAGAGTTTTTGTATGGGCGATTCGAAGTGCGCGCTAAGATACCTGTTGCAGGTGGAGCTTGGCCGGCTATCTGGACATTGGGTCGAGAGATGGAGTGGCCTTCGTGTGGAGAGATAGATCTGATGGAGTACTACAGAATTCAGGGTATGCCTCATGTTTTGGCCAATGCTGCTTGGGGAACGGAGGGGCGATATCAGGCAAAGTGGAATAGTAAGAAAATTCCTTTTACTCATTTCACTGAGAGAGATGCCGATTGGGCATCGAAATTCCACGTTTGGCGAATGGACTGGGATGAAAAGGCCATTAAATTGTATTTGGATGATGAATTATTAAATGAGATTCCGTTGAGCGAAACGGTAAATGGTAGCTTAGGAAATCATAAAAATCCATTTAAACAGCCTCATTATCTGTTGCTTAATCTCGCTATTGGTGGAGCAAACGGTGGAGTACCGGATGATTCTGCTTTTCCGATGAAGTACGAGATAGACTATGTGAGGGTGTATCAAAAACAAAAGAGCATCCGTTCGGGAGAATTATGGCCCGATAATAATGGTGAACATATCAATGCTCACGGCGGTGGGGTGGTTTATCATGATGGGAAATATTATTGGTTTGGCGAGCATAAGAGTGCATCGACAAGTAACGCTTTGGTAGGGGTGACTTGCTATTCTTCTACAGACCTATGTAACTGGACGAATGAAGGAGTGGCACTTGCGGTGTCTGATGATCCAAATAGCGATATTGTAAAAGGATGCATCATTGAACGACCGAAGGTGATCTATAATGAGAAGACAAAGAAATTTGTGATGTGGTTCCATTTAGAGTTGAAAGGCCGAGGTTATGATGCTGCTCGTGCGGCGGTGGCTGTAAGTGATCATGCGACAGGACCTTATCGTTTTATTCGCTCTTTCCGTGCTAATACGGGCATTTATCCGTTTGATATGCCCGAGAAGATACGGAATATAAAATTTAATCCCGATAACTATAAAGAATGGTGGACTCGCAACTGGTATGATGCGGTGGATAAGGGACTTTTTCTAAAAAGAGATTTGAAAGAGGGACAGATGTCCCGAGATATGACTTTGTTTGTTGATGATGACAAGAAGGCATATCATATTTATTCTTCCGAGGAGAATCTGACTCTTCATATTGCTGAACTGAGTGATGATTATTTGGGCTATACCGGCAAATATATACGTGTGGCGCCGGGTGGGCACAATGAAGCTCCTGCTATCTTTAAAAAAGAGGGAACTTATTGGATGATTACTTCGGGCTGCACCGGATGGGAGCCTAATGCTGCTCGCCTTTTCTCTGCTACTTCTATTTGGGGGCCTTGGAAGAAGCATCCTAACCCTTGCATCGGAAAGGACGCAAATATTACATTTGGCGGACAAAGTACATACGTTTTTTCCATACAAGGTGTTCCTAATAATTATATCTTTATGGCCGATATATGGAAACCTAAGAATCCAATTGATGCGCGTTACATTTGGTTGCCTATTCAGTTTAATACGAATGGAATACCTTTTTTGAAATGGATGGATGAATGGGTACCAAATTCTGGCCTTAAATAA
- a CDS encoding DUF2264 domain-containing protein — translation MKKKRHVFLLLLIALLLPAEMMQAKKKIEKEPDDRTYWCNLMYKMAAPVLSNMSEGKLQQNMQVEVSPTWDGRDKRVTYMECFGRLMAGLAPWLSLPDDDTAEGVQRKQLREWALKSYAQSVDPNSQDYLLWRKEGQPLVDAAYIANSFLRAYDALWLPLDSVTKQRYITEFKLLRRVDPPYTNWLLFSATIESFLMKADAGADNYRINSALRKVEEWYVGDGWYSDGPSFAFDYYNSYVLHPMYVECLEVVTDKKQDWIAPRKRYDTAVKRMQRFGMILERFISPEGTFPVFGRSITYRTGVLQPLALLALRGELPESLPNGQVRAAMTAVMKRMFASGANFNEKGFLRLGFTASQPNIADWYSNNGSMYLASLAFLPLGLPANHPFWTDAPQSWTSKKAWEGEDFPKDHAFYEK, via the coding sequence ATGAAAAAGAAAAGACATGTATTCCTTTTATTATTGATTGCCCTTCTGCTTCCTGCAGAAATGATGCAAGCAAAGAAAAAAATCGAGAAGGAGCCGGATGATCGGACGTATTGGTGTAACTTGATGTATAAAATGGCGGCACCGGTGTTGAGCAATATGAGCGAAGGCAAGTTGCAGCAAAACATGCAGGTTGAGGTGAGCCCCACTTGGGATGGACGAGATAAACGGGTAACGTACATGGAGTGTTTCGGCCGACTGATGGCGGGACTTGCTCCCTGGCTTTCTCTGCCGGATGATGATACAGCTGAAGGAGTGCAACGCAAGCAACTGCGCGAATGGGCACTGAAGAGTTATGCTCAATCGGTCGATCCCAATAGTCAGGATTATTTGCTGTGGCGCAAGGAAGGCCAACCGCTGGTGGATGCGGCGTACATTGCGAATAGTTTCCTTCGGGCTTATGATGCGCTTTGGCTACCATTGGACAGTGTGACAAAGCAACGATATATCACTGAATTTAAACTGTTACGTAGAGTGGATCCTCCTTATACGAATTGGTTGCTTTTTTCGGCTACTATTGAATCTTTCTTAATGAAAGCGGATGCTGGAGCAGACAATTATCGAATTAATTCTGCTTTACGTAAGGTAGAAGAATGGTATGTGGGCGATGGTTGGTATTCTGACGGACCAAGTTTTGCTTTCGATTATTATAATAGTTATGTGCTTCATCCCATGTATGTGGAGTGCTTGGAAGTAGTGACTGATAAGAAACAAGATTGGATTGCACCTCGTAAGCGCTATGACACGGCAGTGAAGCGTATGCAACGTTTCGGGATGATTCTGGAGCGGTTTATTTCTCCGGAGGGAACCTTCCCTGTCTTTGGCCGCTCAATTACGTACCGTACCGGTGTGCTTCAACCTTTGGCTTTGTTGGCTTTGAGGGGTGAACTGCCCGAATCTCTTCCTAACGGACAGGTGCGTGCTGCGATGACGGCAGTGATGAAGCGGATGTTTGCTTCCGGTGCGAACTTTAATGAGAAGGGTTTCTTGAGATTAGGCTTTACGGCTTCACAACCGAACATTGCCGATTGGTACTCCAACAATGGAAGCATGTATCTGGCTTCATTGGCTTTCTTGCCTTTGGGATTGCCTGCTAATCATCCTTTTTGGACGGATGCTCCGCAATCGTGGACTTCCAAGAAAGCATGGGAAGGAGAAGACTTTCCTAAGGATCATGCATTTTACGAAAAATAA
- a CDS encoding glycoside hydrolase family 2 TIM barrel-domain containing protein encodes MKNLTKHLLLGMTLFAFGSNLSAQTPDWENPLVFAVNKEAPRASALPYDNEQLAINDNYEQSPYYLSLNGTWKFRWVKIPAERPADFYKEEYNTGDWDNIKVPGNWELQGYGIPIYTNVAYPHPKNPPYIPHSDNPVGSYKRSFDLPQTWDGRRVYLHFEAGTSAMYIWVNGAKVGYSQVTKSPAEFDITSYVKPGKNNVAVEVYRWSDGSYLEDQDFWRLSGIDRSVYLYSTAQTRIQDFFAAPDLDRSYKNGLLNVAVTLKNFQTTAAIQTVELALLDKAGKSVFRVSKKVDVSANGTELVNFLQKVSSPKLWSNETPDLYTLLLTLKDKEGRLVEVTSCKTGFRKVEIKDGQLMLNGKALLVHGVNMHEHNQYTGHYVEKATMLEDIRMMKRFNINAVRMSHYPQSTLWYKLCDEYGLLLCDEANLETHGMGAELQGWFDKSKHPAYLEEWAPAHRDRIVRLLERDKNHPSIILWSMGNECGNGPVFYEMYKWLKQRDPSRPVQFEQAGENENTDIVCPMYPGMNYMKDYAARKDVKRPFIMCEYSHAMGNSTGNFQEYFDIISTSKHMQGGFIWDWVDQGLATKDENGRFYWGYGGDFGSAQYPNEENFCTNGLVFPDRTPHPGLYEVKKVYQNILFKAKEINKGVIAVENRFLYNDLKSYNFKWELLKNDAVIDHGTFALAQPAGTTREVKLALPAIQPEEGAEYFLNVFAYTKYPTEMVPAAYEVASEQFAFAANNYFVAPLKANSKVEMKDENNNLSFTCGDVAMNFNKRNGELSSYRYKGQWLLGGAPQPQFWRAPTDNDFGNRMQILCNVWRTAGMNKRLKSMDVKQGDGQVVITSVYLLNDVASEYTMKYTVYADGRLQVNGSWEAGSNSLPEIPRFGMQLRLGQEFSNFTWYGRGPWENYSDRKTSSFIGQYTSTVAEQYVAYIRPQENGNKTDVRWLTLTNKEGKGIRIDGLQPLSVSALNNLPEDFDAGLTKSQRHINDINPRKEVILHVDLLQRGVGGDNSWGAYPHEEYLLKAKNYSYGYIISPVDK; translated from the coding sequence ATGAAGAATCTTACGAAACATTTGCTGTTAGGAATGACTTTGTTTGCTTTCGGTAGTAATCTGTCGGCTCAAACACCCGATTGGGAGAATCCTTTGGTTTTTGCTGTGAACAAAGAGGCTCCCCGTGCTTCGGCTCTGCCTTATGACAATGAACAGTTGGCCATTAATGATAATTATGAACAGTCACCTTACTATTTGTCGCTTAACGGAACGTGGAAGTTTCGTTGGGTAAAAATTCCGGCTGAGCGTCCGGCTGATTTTTACAAGGAAGAGTATAACACCGGTGATTGGGATAATATAAAAGTCCCCGGCAATTGGGAACTTCAAGGTTACGGCATTCCTATTTATACAAATGTGGCTTATCCTCATCCAAAGAATCCGCCATATATCCCTCATTCAGACAATCCTGTGGGAAGTTATAAACGTTCGTTCGATTTGCCTCAAACATGGGACGGGCGCAGAGTGTATTTACACTTCGAAGCAGGAACATCGGCCATGTATATTTGGGTGAATGGAGCTAAGGTGGGTTATAGCCAGGTAACCAAGAGCCCTGCTGAGTTTGATATTACATCGTATGTGAAACCCGGAAAAAATAACGTCGCTGTTGAGGTTTATCGTTGGAGCGACGGCTCTTATTTGGAAGATCAGGATTTCTGGCGTTTATCGGGTATTGACAGAAGTGTGTATCTTTATAGCACAGCACAAACTCGCATACAAGATTTCTTCGCTGCACCCGATTTGGATCGTTCGTATAAGAATGGTTTGTTGAATGTGGCTGTGACTTTGAAGAATTTTCAAACGACTGCTGCAATACAAACTGTAGAACTTGCTTTACTCGATAAAGCAGGCAAGAGTGTCTTTCGTGTTTCGAAGAAAGTGGATGTTTCAGCAAATGGAACGGAGCTGGTCAATTTCTTGCAAAAGGTATCGTCTCCTAAACTTTGGAGCAACGAAACGCCCGATTTATATACTTTGCTACTTACATTGAAAGATAAAGAGGGTCGCTTGGTTGAAGTAACTTCTTGCAAAACAGGTTTCAGAAAGGTAGAGATAAAGGATGGACAGTTGATGCTTAACGGAAAGGCATTGCTTGTACACGGAGTAAATATGCACGAACACAATCAATATACGGGTCATTATGTGGAGAAGGCAACGATGCTTGAAGATATTCGCATGATGAAACGCTTTAATATTAATGCGGTGCGCATGAGCCACTATCCGCAAAGTACGCTTTGGTATAAACTATGCGATGAATATGGTTTGTTGCTTTGCGACGAGGCGAACCTGGAAACTCACGGCATGGGTGCTGAGTTGCAGGGTTGGTTTGACAAGAGCAAACATCCTGCTTATTTGGAAGAATGGGCTCCTGCTCATAGAGATCGGATCGTTCGTCTGCTAGAGCGTGATAAGAATCACCCGTCTATTATTCTTTGGAGCATGGGCAATGAGTGTGGCAACGGCCCTGTGTTTTATGAAATGTATAAGTGGCTGAAGCAACGTGATCCGTCTCGTCCGGTTCAGTTTGAACAAGCGGGTGAGAATGAAAATACAGACATTGTCTGTCCGATGTATCCCGGCATGAATTATATGAAAGACTATGCGGCTCGCAAGGATGTAAAACGCCCGTTTATCATGTGCGAATATTCACATGCGATGGGCAATAGTACCGGAAACTTTCAGGAGTATTTTGATATAATCTCTACCAGCAAGCACATGCAAGGTGGTTTCATCTGGGATTGGGTAGATCAGGGCTTGGCTACTAAAGATGAGAATGGACGTTTCTATTGGGGATATGGCGGCGACTTCGGTTCGGCACAGTATCCGAATGAAGAGAACTTTTGTACGAATGGTTTGGTGTTTCCTGATCGCACCCCGCATCCGGGACTGTATGAAGTGAAGAAGGTATATCAAAATATTCTTTTCAAGGCCAAAGAGATTAATAAAGGAGTGATTGCTGTGGAGAACAGATTTCTCTATAACGATTTGAAAAGTTATAATTTTAAATGGGAATTGCTCAAAAATGATGCTGTGATAGATCATGGAACATTCGCTCTTGCCCAACCTGCCGGTACTACTCGAGAGGTGAAACTGGCACTTCCTGCCATTCAGCCGGAAGAAGGAGCCGAATATTTCCTGAATGTTTTTGCTTACACGAAGTATCCTACTGAGATGGTGCCTGCTGCATACGAAGTAGCTAGTGAACAGTTTGCTTTTGCTGCAAACAACTATTTTGTGGCTCCACTAAAAGCGAATAGCAAAGTGGAAATGAAAGACGAAAATAATAACTTGAGTTTTACGTGTGGTGATGTGGCAATGAACTTCAACAAGCGGAATGGTGAACTCTCTTCGTATCGCTACAAAGGTCAATGGCTACTGGGCGGTGCACCTCAACCACAATTCTGGCGTGCTCCGACTGATAATGACTTCGGCAACCGGATGCAGATATTGTGCAATGTTTGGCGTACGGCCGGGATGAACAAACGTCTTAAGTCGATGGATGTGAAGCAGGGCGATGGTCAGGTGGTAATCACGTCTGTTTATTTATTGAACGACGTCGCCTCAGAATACACGATGAAATATACGGTTTATGCTGATGGACGTCTGCAGGTAAATGGTAGTTGGGAGGCCGGAAGCAACTCGCTTCCGGAGATTCCACGTTTTGGCATGCAGCTGAGGTTGGGACAAGAATTCAGCAACTTTACCTGGTATGGTCGTGGGCCATGGGAAAACTATTCCGACAGAAAGACTTCTAGCTTCATTGGTCAATACACCAGTACCGTAGCGGAACAATATGTGGCTTATATACGTCCTCAGGAAAATGGAAATAAAACAGATGTTCGCTGGCTGACGCTGACCAACAAAGAAGGAAAAGGGATCCGTATTGACGGACTTCAACCGCTAAGTGTTAGCGCACTGAATAATTTGCCTGAAGATTTTGATGCCGGATTGACAAAGAGTCAGAGACATATCAATGATATCAATCCTCGTAAAGAAGTGATTCTGCATGTTGACTTGCTTCAACGGGGCGTTGGAGGTGACAATAGTTGGGGCGCTTATCCGCACGAAGAGTATTTGCTCAAAGCAAAGAACTATTCGTATGGTTATATCATCAGTCCGGTAGATAAATAA